A part of Gossypium hirsutum isolate 1008001.06 chromosome A07, Gossypium_hirsutum_v2.1, whole genome shotgun sequence genomic DNA contains:
- the LOC107955868 gene encoding uncharacterized protein, with protein MTGEMIENTVRRSKIEVGESTKRSAPRKRDNEVNNTSTFSKGQSKSLTINQPKTVTANQHSTVTQESNARENTERPQFTPIPMTYRELHQNLFNTHVVFRFYIKPLQPPFPKWYDTNAQYEYHVGITGHSIKNCTAFKKLVERLIKMGIVRFDDPIVPNVAGNPLPNHTEEGLNGVSEGGSKEIKYEVAEVRTSLRRVWKEMVKRGLIVWDSREESEEERKYYELHNKVGHEIQECVEFRALVQEMMNNREMEFYEETKNPREGDICASEGESTTQNQIVNYLVVIISRPKSNEAGMQMPPKVIIQRPAVFPYKDSKRVPWNYDYSVTILGKENLVDTSKEDQDRGPYIRSGRHYDSVSEKAGPVKGKAIVVEQTKEKATKIELLVNEPVNEEEAKEFLKFLKHSEYSVVKQPRKQSARISVLALLLSSEVHRSALMKVLNDTYVANDISINKLDRLVINISADNFIFFNDDEIPVAGGWLKLYISPRVVRDIHYQEY; from the coding sequence ATGACAGGCGAAATGATTGAAAATACTGTGAGAAGAAGCAAAATTGAAGTCGGGGAAAGTACCAAAAGATCGGCACCGAGGAAAAGAGATAACGAAGTGAACAACACGAGCACATTTAGTAAGGGTCAGTCCAAGTCACTCACTATAAACCAACCAAAGACGGTGACCGCCAATCAACATAGCACTGTGACACAAGAATCCAACGCGAGGGAGAACACAGAAAGGCCACAGTTCACCCCTATACCCATGACGTATAGGGAGCTGCACCAGAACCTATTCAACACTCATGTAGTGTTCCGTTTTTACATAAAGCCACTGCAACCCCCGTTTCctaaatggtatgacacaaacgccCAATACGAATACCATGTGGGAATCACCGGGCATTCAATCAAAAATTGCACCGCGTTCAAGAAgctagttgaaagactcatcaaaatGGGGATTGTAAGGTTTGATGATCCAATCGTACCCAATGTAGCAGGAAACCCGCTCCCCAATCATACCGAAGAAGGGTTAAACGGGGTAAGCGAAGGCGGAAGCAAGGAGATCAAATACGAGGTTGCAGAGGTTAGGACCTCATTGAGACGGGTGTGGAAGGAAATGGTTAAGAGAGGATTAATCGTGTGGGATTCGAGAGAAGAATCTGAAGAAGAGAGGAAATACTATGAGCTCCACAACAAGGTGGGGCATGAAATTCAAGAGTGTGTGGAGTTCAGGGCCCTTGTGCAGGAAATGATGAACAATAGAGAAatggagttttatgaagaaacCAAAAACCCCAGAGAGGGAGATATATGTGCATCGGAGGGAGAATCGACAACGCAGAACCAAATAGTTAACTACCTCGTGGTTATCATATCACGACCCAAAAGTAATGAAGCAGGAATGCAAATGCCACCGAAAGTCATAATCCAAAGACCGGCAGTCTTCCCCTATAAAGACAGTAAGAGGGTCCCATGGAATTACGACTATAGCGTGACGATCCTAGGAAAAGAGAACCTGGTTGACACTTCAAAAGAGGACCAAGATAGGGGCCCCTATATACGTAGCGGGAGACACTACGATTCAGTGAGCGAGAAGGCAGGACCCGTAAAAGGAAAAGCCATAGTGGTCGAACAGACGAAAGAAAAAGCGACCAAAATTGAACTTCTTGTTAATGAGCCGGTCAATGAAGAAGAGGCTAAAGAGTTTTTAAAGTTTCTAAAGCACAGCGAATACAGTGTTGTGAAACAACCGCGTAAACAATCAGCTCGTATTTCAGTGCTGGCCTTACTTCTAAGTTCGGAAGTCCATCGCAGCGCGCTGATGAAAGTTTTGAATGACACATATGTTGCCAATGATATCTCCATCAACAAGCTAGACCGCTTGGTTATAAACATAAGTGCTGATaactttatcttcttcaatgacgACGAGATCCCGGTGGCAGGGGGTTGGCTAAAGCTTTACATATCACCACGCGTTGTAAGGGATATACACTACCAGGAGTACTGA